From Candidatus Omnitrophota bacterium, one genomic window encodes:
- a CDS encoding sodium:solute symporter family protein, with product MHLTIIDWAVIAGYFAINLAIGLWYRKRASRSTEEYFVSGRNVSWWLAGTSMVATTFAADTPLAVTGLVASYGIAGNWLWWNMLLSNMLTVFFFARLWRRANVVTDVEFAELRYGGNPAAFLRGFRALYLGLPINCIILGWVNLAMVKILMVIFPQLQLSFLGIADPKIAALGLVFVIMVITAFISTLSGLWGVLVTDLFQFVLKMTMVIVLAYFSVKAVGGMEALMEKLQALDAAKGGHGSVLSFIPDIGSAWMPMIAFFVYLAVNWWATWYPGSEPGGGGFVAQRMFCAKDEKHSLLATLWFSIAHYAIRPWPWILTALASMALYPTLADKESGFVKTIIDPAVFPPALAGLMIAAFAAAYMSTVATQLNWGASYLINDLYRRFLAKNRSERHYVIAAQLATLALMVISSIVTYYQDSIAGAWKFLMAVGAGTGSVFILRWFWWRINAWSEVSAMLASFAFSMILQFGFKMDTEEPSQFAWTVLVTVAGSTLIWLVVTIATAPEDKKTLLQFYRRTRPNPVLWGPIAREAMDITPPKDGWSNFFDWIAGCVMIYLALFGVGKIIFGHWTSGFVFLAIALAAGGFLYWDLNRRGWKVLDDEPVQPAMR from the coding sequence ATGCATCTCACTATCATCGATTGGGCGGTTATTGCGGGATATTTTGCGATTAACTTGGCGATTGGCTTGTGGTATCGCAAACGGGCATCCCGTTCTACGGAAGAGTATTTCGTCAGCGGACGCAACGTCTCCTGGTGGCTGGCGGGAACCAGCATGGTGGCTACGACGTTCGCCGCCGATACGCCGTTGGCGGTTACGGGACTCGTGGCGTCTTATGGCATTGCGGGCAACTGGCTATGGTGGAACATGCTGTTGAGTAATATGTTGACCGTTTTCTTTTTCGCCCGGCTGTGGCGGCGTGCGAACGTCGTTACCGACGTAGAATTCGCCGAGCTGCGCTACGGCGGCAATCCGGCTGCCTTTCTGCGCGGCTTTCGGGCGCTCTATTTAGGATTGCCGATCAATTGCATCATTTTAGGGTGGGTCAATTTAGCGATGGTGAAAATATTGATGGTGATTTTCCCCCAGTTGCAGCTATCCTTCCTAGGAATTGCCGATCCTAAAATCGCTGCCCTCGGCCTGGTTTTCGTCATCATGGTGATTACCGCCTTCATATCCACGCTGTCGGGATTATGGGGCGTCCTGGTTACGGACCTGTTTCAATTCGTTCTGAAAATGACGATGGTTATCGTGTTGGCCTATTTCTCCGTCAAAGCCGTGGGGGGAATGGAAGCGTTAATGGAAAAACTTCAAGCGCTCGACGCCGCCAAAGGCGGGCATGGCTCCGTTCTTTCCTTCATCCCGGATATCGGTTCCGCTTGGATGCCTATGATCGCCTTTTTCGTATATTTGGCGGTGAATTGGTGGGCAACATGGTATCCCGGTTCCGAACCGGGCGGCGGGGGGTTCGTTGCCCAGCGGATGTTCTGCGCCAAAGACGAAAAACATTCCCTCCTCGCGACGCTTTGGTTCAGCATCGCCCATTACGCCATCCGTCCCTGGCCGTGGATATTAACGGCCCTGGCATCCATGGCGCTTTATCCCACGCTGGCGGATAAGGAATCCGGCTTCGTCAAAACTATCATCGATCCCGCTGTTTTCCCCCCGGCTCTCGCGGGTCTTATGATCGCCGCATTCGCCGCCGCTTATATGTCAACCGTGGCCACGCAACTCAACTGGGGAGCGTCTTATCTGATCAACGATTTGTACCGGCGGTTTCTTGCGAAAAATCGTTCCGAACGCCATTACGTTATTGCAGCCCAATTGGCGACCTTGGCTTTAATGGTTATTTCTTCCATCGTAACGTATTACCAGGACTCGATTGCTGGAGCGTGGAAATTTCTCATGGCGGTGGGCGCGGGTACTGGCAGCGTTTTCATTCTGCGCTGGTTCTGGTGGCGCATTAACGCCTGGAGCGAAGTTTCCGCCATGTTGGCGTCGTTTGCGTTTTCCATGATTCTTCAATTTGGCTTCAAAATGGATACCGAGGAGCCTAGCCAATTCGCGTGGACGGTTCTCGTCACCGTGGCGGGATCGACTCTGATATGGCTGGTGGTTACGATAGCGACGGCGCCCGAAGACAAAAAAACATTATTGCAATTTTATCGCCGGACGCGGCCCAATCCGGTTTTGTGGGGGCCGATCGCCCGCGAAGCTATGGACATAACGCCTCCGAAAGACGGATGGAGCAATTTCTTCGATTGGATCGCCGGATGCGTCATGATTTATCTCGCTTTATTCGGTGTAGGCAAGATCATTTTTGGGCATTGGACGTCCGGATTCGTTTTTCTTGCCATCGCTCTCGCAGCGGGAGGATTTTTGTATTGGGATCTAAATCGCCGAGGCTGGAAGGTTCTTGACGACGAACCGGTTCAGCCTGCGATGAGATAA